In one Lolium rigidum isolate FL_2022 chromosome 3, APGP_CSIRO_Lrig_0.1, whole genome shotgun sequence genomic region, the following are encoded:
- the LOC124697160 gene encoding UDP-glycosyltransferase 91B1-like: MDAAGSSPLHIVIFPWLAMGHLLPCLQLAERLAARGHRVSFVSTPRNLARLPPVRPALAPLVDLVALPLPQVAGLPDGAESTGDVPSDKFDLHREAFDGLAAPFSAFLDAACADGGRKPDWVVVDYSHHWVAAAAQDRQVPCVMFLPCAAAVAAMAGAPPESRAEERQAIAKSMGAAPRFEAELAAAEFAAEDDASGSVPSISIMSRYFMTLKMSRLFAVRSCFELEPDAIPLLAGLYGKPIVPLGLLLPTTKPDGDYHRETGKNAEDDAIIRWLDAQPAKSVVYVALGSEAPMRAELLRELAHGLELAGKRFLWALRRPVGFDGGGSLLPDGFRERTGERGLVVPRWVPQMSILAHGAVGAFLTHCGWGSVLEGLQFGHPLIMLPIAGDQGPNARLMEERKVGVLVPRNDKDGSFSRHDVAGAVRAVVDSRVFAATAKKLQEIVANRQCHERYIDGFIQYLRTSK; encoded by the coding sequence ATGGACGCCGCCGGGTCTTCACCGCTGCACATTGTCATCTTCCCGTGGCTCGCCATGGGCCACCTGCTCCCCTGCCTCCAGCTCGCCGAGCGGCTGGCCGCACGGGGCCACCGCGTGTCCTTCGTCTCCACCCCGCGCAACCTTGCCCGCCTCCCGCCGGTCCGTCCCGCGCTGGCGCCGCTCGTCGACCTCGTCGCGCTTCCGCTTCCGCAGGTCGCCGGCCTCCCGGACGGCGCCGAGTCCACCGGCGACGTCCCGTCCGACAAGTTCGACCTCCACAGGGAGGCGTTCGACGGACTCGCCGCGCCGTTCTCCGCGTTCCTCGACGCCGCGTGTGCCGACGGCGGCAGGAAGCCCGACTGGGTCGTGGTCGACTACTCGCACCACTGGGTCGCCGCTGCCGCCCAGGACCGCCAGGTGCCGTGCGTCATGTTTCTCCCGTGCGCCGCGGCCGTCGCGGCTATGGCCGGCGCGCCCCCGGAGTCCCGCGCGGAAGAACGGCAGGCGATCGCCAAGTCCATGGGCGCGGCGCCGAGGTTCGAGGCGGAGCTGGCCGCCGCGGAGTTCGCGGCGGAAGACGACGCCTCAGGCTCAGTTCCGTCCATCTCCATCATGAGCCGCTACTTCATGACGCTAAAGATGTCCAGGCTCTTCGCCGTGCGGAGCTGCTTCGAGCTGGAGCCCGACGCGATCCCGCTCCTGGCTGGGCTGTACGGCAAACCGATCGTCCCGCTCGGCCTGCTGCTTCCAACAACGAAGCCCGACGGAGATTACCACCGAGAAACTGGCAAGAATGCGGAGGACGACGCGATCATCCGGTGGCTCGACGCGCAGCCGGCCAAGTCGGTCGTCTACGTCGCCTTGGGAAGCGAGGCGCCGATGCGCGCCGAGCTGCTCCGCGAGCTGGCTCACGGGCTAGAGCTCGCCGGGAAGCGTTTCCTCTGGGCCCTGAGGCGGCCCGTCGGCTTCGACGGCGGAGGCAGCCTCCTACCAGACGGCTTCCGGGAGCGCACCGGCGAGCGCGGACTCGTGGTGCCACGGTGGGTTCCTCAGATGAGCATACTGGCGCACGGCGCCGTGGGCGCGTTCTTGACGCACTGCGGGTGGGGTTCGGTCCTGGAGGGGCTCCAGTTCGGGCACCCTCTCATCATGCTGCCCATCGCCGGTGACCAAGGCCCGAACGCGCGGCTCATGGAGGAGAGGAAGGTCGGGGTGCTAGTACCGAGAAACGATAAGGATGGGTCCTTTTCCCGGCACGATGTTGCCGGAGCTGTTCGGGCCGTCGTTGATAGTAGGGTGTTCGCCGCCACTGCTAAGAAGTTGCAAGAGATCGTGGCCAACAGGCAGTGCCACGAGAGGTACATCGATGGGTTTATTCAGTACTTAAGAACTTCTAAGTAG